The following are encoded together in the Planctobacterium marinum genome:
- the recA gene encoding recombinase RecA, protein MDDNKSRALSAALGQIEKQFGKGTIMRLGDNQAMDIESVSTGSLTIDIALGIGGLPCGRVVEIYGPESSGKTTLTLQVIAEAQKKGKTCAFVDAEHALDPVYAAKLGVNVEELLVSQPDTGEQALEICDMLVRSGAVDVVIVDSVAALTPKAEIEGEMGDSHVGLQARLMSQALRKLTANIKKSNTLCIFINQIRMKIGVMFGNPETTTGGNALKFYASVRLDIRRIGSVKVGDEVVGNETRVKVVKNKVAPPFKQAEFQIMYGEGISKEAELIDLGVQQKMVEKAGSWYSYNGNRIGQGKANVVQFLKDNSDIANELEGKLRAELLLKKSVKEDDVKEEAEEL, encoded by the coding sequence ATGGACGATAATAAATCACGCGCGCTGTCAGCCGCACTTGGCCAAATTGAAAAGCAATTCGGTAAAGGTACTATCATGCGCTTGGGTGACAACCAGGCGATGGACATTGAATCAGTTTCAACAGGCTCACTGACTATCGATATCGCGTTGGGCATTGGTGGTTTGCCTTGTGGACGGGTTGTTGAAATTTACGGCCCTGAGTCATCCGGTAAAACCACGTTAACATTGCAGGTTATCGCCGAAGCTCAGAAGAAAGGTAAAACTTGTGCCTTCGTCGATGCTGAACACGCTTTAGACCCTGTTTATGCCGCAAAGTTGGGCGTGAATGTGGAAGAATTATTAGTATCTCAGCCAGATACGGGTGAACAGGCGTTAGAAATCTGTGACATGTTAGTGCGTTCTGGTGCAGTTGACGTGGTGATTGTTGACTCTGTAGCGGCGTTAACACCTAAAGCTGAGATCGAAGGTGAGATGGGAGACTCTCACGTAGGTTTGCAGGCTCGTTTGATGTCTCAAGCGTTGCGTAAGCTGACAGCCAATATTAAAAAATCCAATACCCTGTGTATCTTCATCAACCAAATTCGTATGAAAATTGGTGTTATGTTCGGTAACCCGGAAACCACAACCGGTGGTAACGCACTTAAGTTTTATGCTTCTGTACGTTTAGATATTCGTCGCATTGGTTCGGTAAAAGTGGGTGACGAAGTGGTGGGTAATGAAACCCGCGTAAAAGTGGTGAAGAACAAAGTGGCACCACCCTTTAAACAAGCCGAGTTCCAGATTATGTATGGGGAAGGGATCAGCAAAGAAGCGGAACTGATAGATCTCGGTGTACAACAAAAAATGGTGGAAAAAGCGGGCTCCTGGTATAGCTACAACGGTAATCGCATCGGTCAGGGTAAAGCTAATGTTGTGCAGTTTTTGAAAGACAACTCAGATATTGCCAATGAACTTGAAGGCAAGTTAAGAGCGGAATTACTACTGAAAAAATCAGTAAAAGAAGACGATGTTAAAGAGGAAGCAGAAGAGCTGTAA
- a CDS encoding CinA family protein, which produces MISDQILTLSAQLGELLVGRGWQITCAESCTGGGIGYAITSAPGSSNWFQRGFIIYSNQAKSDLVAVKSETLIAHGAVSEQVVQEMAKGAAEMAGAEVSVAVSGVAGPGGGSAEKPVGLVWFGIVVGDRKMNFQKVLPGDRAQIREQTVVTALTVLIELLNE; this is translated from the coding sequence ATGATTTCAGATCAGATTTTGACACTTTCAGCTCAACTCGGTGAACTACTCGTCGGCAGGGGATGGCAGATTACCTGCGCAGAGTCCTGCACTGGAGGAGGCATAGGATACGCGATTACGAGTGCGCCGGGAAGTTCAAATTGGTTCCAACGGGGATTTATCATTTATAGTAATCAGGCCAAAAGTGATCTGGTGGCAGTAAAATCCGAGACACTAATTGCGCATGGAGCGGTGTCTGAGCAGGTCGTGCAGGAGATGGCAAAAGGGGCTGCGGAAATGGCGGGCGCCGAAGTGTCGGTGGCGGTCAGCGGTGTAGCAGGACCAGGTGGTGGCAGTGCAGAAAAGCCGGTAGGTCTTGTATGGTTTGGAATAGTTGTTGGGGACAGGAAAATGAACTTTCAAAAAGTTCTTCCCGGAGACCGAGCGCAAATTCGTGAGCAAACAGTTGTAACAGCGCTAACGGTTTTGATAGAACTACTCAATGAATGA